The following are encoded in a window of Vigna unguiculata cultivar IT97K-499-35 chromosome 8, ASM411807v1, whole genome shotgun sequence genomic DNA:
- the LOC114193420 gene encoding ankyrin repeat, PH and SEC7 domain containing protein secG-like, giving the protein MEEALVEVCEPAEVRIEFALNCKCRATVRLRSLNPTAPVAFKIQTSSPKKFLVNPPSGLIPPLSFATFKVILKPQSHLPRSFPRSPSDRFLVKTAEFPANSSGSTHPESINSWFASCPYGFKTRDIKLKVAFVGPLLLNDAVTRGDLDAVRNLLKRQRSMLADLSPAEAESLLGAATKLLKPDDMVHLLLEAGLRIVPSPNATDEVHVAENANTNKEVVELGEAIFEASRNGEANEVKALLLRKGGGSVKYHDQYGLTALHAAAFKGHKDVMTVLIELAGLDLECEDEEGHVPLHMAVESGDVGTVQVLVEKGVNLNVVNKRGATPLYMAKIWGHHDICELLLNRGAFYSLTST; this is encoded by the exons ATGGAGGAGGCTCTGGTGGAAGTGTGCGAGCCCGCAGAGGTGCGCATAGAGTTCGCACTCAACTGCAAATGCCGAGCCACGGTGCGGCTTCGCTCTCTAAACCCAACCGCACCGGTGGCCTTCAAGATCCAAACCTCATCGCCGAAAAAGTTTCTGGTCAACCCACCGAGTGGACTCATTCCCCCTTTATCCTTCGCCACCTTCAAAGTCATCCTTAAGCCGCAGTCCCATCTCCCTCGCTCCTTCCCTCGCTCCCCCTCCGACCGCTTCCTCGTGAAAACCGCCGAGTTCCCCGCGAACTCGTCCGGGTCCACTCACCCCGAGTCCATCAACTCGTGGTTCGCCTCTTGCCCCTACGGATTCAAAACTCGGGACATCAAACTCAAGGTGGCCTTCGTGGGGCCCCTCCTCCTTAACGATGCCGTCACGCGCGGAGACTTGGACGCCGTTAGAAACCTGCTCAAACGACAGCGTTCCATGCTCGCGGATTTGTCACCGGCCGAAGCCGAATCGCTCCTCGGCGCCGCCACAAAGCTGCTGAAGCCGGACGACATGGTTCACCTCCTCCTGGAAGCCGGCTTGAGAATAGTCCCCAGCCCCAACGCCACCGATGAAGTACACGTGGCAGAAAATGCCAACACAAAT AAAGAAGTGGTGGAGCTGGGAGAAGCAATATTTGAAGCTTCGAGGAACGGAGAGGCGAATGAAGTGAAGGCACTGTTGTTGCGAAAAGGTGGTGGAAGTGTGAAGTATCATGATCAATACGGTTTGACGGCGCTTCATGCTGCGGCTTTTAAAGGGCACAAGGATGTGATGACGGTGCTTATTGAATTAGCAGGTTTGGACTTGGAATGTGAAGATGAAGAAGGTCACGTGCCCTTGCACATGGCGGTGGAGAGCGGCGATGTAGGAACGGTGCAAGTGTTGGTTGAGAAGGGTGTGAACCTTAATGTTGTGAATAAGAGGGGTGCTACACCTTTGTACATGGCCAAAATTTGGGGACACCATGATATCTGCGAATTGCTTCTGAACAGGGGAGCCTTTTATTCTCTAACTTCCACCTAG